Genomic segment of Populus nigra chromosome 6, ddPopNigr1.1, whole genome shotgun sequence:
TAATTTTCCATGAACCagttaattttacaagtttaaaaataacttaaataaccataaaaatatagtttaattttaaaaaaatacttcaaaataaaaattaaaaaaaatattaagataaaatacattaaaaaaaagtgcaCAATTATTGCTTATTTAGCCTTTCTAACAAGTTGAAGCAatttgatctaaaaatatctattttctttatctaacttaaataaatatgtCTAAACATGGATGATGTGGTGCGTGATCAATCTCATAGCAATTTGTGAGAGAAGTTTTgcattttattgattatttgtttggtattacgattgaacttgtttttttttaaatttagttttaaattatatttttgtatttttatatcatttttatatgttaatattaaaaataaatttaatatatataaattattttgatatattaaaaaaaattaaaaagcaactTTTACCCACATCTCAGTCATTAAATAAAACTCTTTTTTAGCACTTGCACTCTTATACCACACAACTTTTAAAGTTTAGGGTCTgattataaatatgataaatgttactttcaaagttttttttttagaaaatttttaaaatttatttttaatatcagcatattaaaataattcaaaaatattaataaaaataatttaaaactaagaaaaaattaaaaaatacagatAAAACACAATACTTGAAAGTGCCTaatcatttatttaaatttttaccaCTCACTCAATTATACCATGATGCAGATCAGAGCACTCAGAAATCTAGGAAGCAAGGGCTGTATCAGCCACTGAGTTCTTCAAGAAAATTGAGCAatccataaatttatatatgatgttataaattattaatttttgaagaaacaaATAGCATGCACAATTGAAAGATTTCAAACCAATTCTAAACAATCTaatcattatttatattataatcctTTTCGATATCTtgtgtaattatttttcttcttacctcaattcattcaattaatttcatCTATCTTGATGAGAAAATTGTAGTGACaagatattattttctaacaattaatattatgtttttgaGTATAAaaacggttattttttaaaggttttttaaaactatttttttttattttttaaaaaaatatttttgacattaacatatcaaatcaacctaaaatataaaaaaaatattaatttaaaataaaaataataattttttcaaaaaaaaacaaaaggaacacAGGAGCCTGTGATGCGTAGCATCCAAGAACTGAGGAATGGAAAATATTACAAAGTGAGTTTGGTACCCAATTTCAATGGTCTTTTGGTTAGGTAAGAAACCACAGCTTCTCCGAACTCTTTTTTTCCATcttgaaaagagaaattaacGTCCAGAATGATCCCATGGAAGCTCTGACGCGTGAAGAAATGGTAGAATGAGGGCCCATCCTTGAACAAAGAACCACTAAAATTCTAGATCAAGATTTTCTCCTCCAAAAATTTGGATCGTAAGTAATAACAGGACAAGTACTAGTGATATACGTGTTTGGTCTGAAATCTAAACAAAAATCCAAGCCACCAAGCATGTGTGGTTCTCAATGCCCCATGAAGATCTCTCTCCCACCACCCTTTAATAAAAAACCAGAGGCTCTCGTATtttacaccaaaaaaatatcctCCAGGGGCagaaaaacctagaaaacacATACATCACAGACTTCCTTGTAAAGCAGATGAAACACTATCCAAATTAATTTCGAAGAGAACATCAAGAGCTAGAAAGAACTCCAGGGGTGGTTCAATTTTCAATGGCTTCTTCAATTTCTGCAACTGGGTTTAAGGGAGGTTTTGGGACTGCGTTTATGGGAAGTTGGGGCACTTCAATTGTTGGCGAAGACTATGCCATGTTGGTTAAGCCAGTAACAAGCCATGTTAGAGTTGCGAAGCCAGTGAAATCGCCTCCCATGATGAAGAATGTCAATGAAGGAAAGGGTCTTTTTGCTCCTGTTGTTGTTATCACACGTCAAATAATCGGCAAGAAAAGGTTCAATCAGCTTAGAGGCAAA
This window contains:
- the LOC133697508 gene encoding protein PROTON GRADIENT REGULATION 5, chloroplastic — translated: MASSISATGFKGGFGTAFMGSWGTSIVGEDYAMLVKPVTSHVRVAKPVKSPPMMKNVNEGKGLFAPVVVITRQIIGKKRFNQLRGKAIALHSQVITEFCKSIGADAKQRQGLIRLAKKNGERLGFLA